One window from the genome of Lonchura striata isolate bLonStr1 chromosome 24, bLonStr1.mat, whole genome shotgun sequence encodes:
- the TARDBP gene encoding TAR DNA-binding protein 43 translates to MSEYIRVTEDENDEPIEIPSEDDGTVLLSTVTAQFPGACGLRYRNPVSQCMRGVRLVEGILHAPEAGWGNLVYVVNYPKDNKRKMDETDASSAVKVKRAVQKTSDLIVLGLPWKTTEQDLKEYFSTFGEVLMVQVKKDIKTGHSKGFGFVRFTDYETQVKVMSQRHMIDGRWCDCKLPNSKQSPDEPLRSRKVFVGRCTEDMTADELRQFFAQYGEVVDVFIPKPFRAFAFVTFADDQVAQSLCGEDLIIKGISVHISNAEPKHNSSRQLERGGRFGGNPGGFGNQGGFGNSRGGGGGLGNNQGSNMGGGMNFGAFSINPAMMAAAQAALQSSWGMMGMLASQQNQSGPSGNNQPQGNMQREQNQGFSSGNNSYGGSNSGAAIGWGSASNAGSSSGFNGGFGSSMDSKSSGWGM, encoded by the exons ATGTCGGAGTATATCCGGGTGACGGAGGACGAGAACGATGAGCCCATCGAAATCCCGTCGGAGGACGACGGCACGGTGCTGTTGTCCACGGTGACGGCGCAGTTCCCTGGGGCGTGCGGTCTGCGCTACAGAAACCCAGTGTCGCAGTGCATGCGAGGAGTCCGGCTGGTCGAGGGCATCCTGCACGCCCCGGAGGCCGGCTGGGGAAACCTCGTCTACGTCGTGAATTATCCCAAAG ATAATAAGAGAAAAATGGATGAAACCGATGCATCATCGGCTGTGAAAGTGAAACGAGCTGTACAGAAGACTTCAGATTTAATAGTCTTGGGTCTTCCCTGGAAAACCACTGAACAAGACTTAAAGGAATATTTCAGTACCTTTGGAGAAGTTCTGATGGTGCAG GTTAAGAAGGATATTAAAACAGGCCACTCAaaaggttttgggtttgttcGGTTCACGGATTACGAAACCCAAGTGAAAGTAATGTCTCAGCGTCACATGATCGATGGAAGATGGTGTGACTGTAAACTTCCCAACTCTAAG CAAAGTCCCGACGAACCTTTGCGCAGCAGGAAGGTGTTTGTTGGACGCTGCACCGAGGACATGACGGCAGATGAACTCCGACAGTTCTTTGCCCAGTATGGGGAAGTGGTAGATGTCTTCATTCCTAAACCCTTCCGAGCTTTTGCTTTTGTTACGTTTGCAGATGATCAG GTTGCCCAGTCTCTTTGTGGAGAGGACTTGATCATTAAAGGAATCAGCGTACATATATCCAATGCTGAACCTAAGCACAATAGCAGTAGACAGTTAGAGAGAGGTGGAAGATTTGGTGGTAATCCTGGAGGCTTTGGGAATCAGGGGGGGTTTGGTAACAGCAGAGGAGGTGGGGGAGGACTGGGCAACAACCAGGGCAGCAACATGGGTGGGGGTATGAACTTTGGGGCCTTTAGCATCAACCCTGCCATGATGGCAGCAgcgcaggcagccctgcagagcagctgggggaTGATGGGCATGCTGGCCAGCCAGCAGAACCAGTCAGGGCCCTCGGGAAACAACCAGCCTCAGGGTAACATGCAGCGGGAGCAGAACCAGGGTTTTAGTTCAGGCAACAACTCGTACGGAGGGTCCAACTCAGGGGCAGCAATAGGCTGGGGCTCAGCCTCGAATGCAGGCTCCAGCAGTGGGTTTAACGGAGGCTTTGGTTCAAGCATGGATTCCAAGTCGTCAGGCTGGGGAATGTAG